A genomic window from Micromonospora ferruginea includes:
- the cutA gene encoding divalent-cation tolerance protein CutA codes for MEQICVVTTVVDARRVADVLAATAVAGRLAACAQVGGPVDSTYWWESAIQTTAEWWVRFKTTPDRVDALVDQLRAGHPYEVPEILVSREDSGNPDYTAWVREHTRP; via the coding sequence GTGGAGCAGATCTGCGTGGTGACGACGGTGGTGGACGCCCGCCGGGTGGCGGACGTGTTGGCGGCCACTGCCGTCGCCGGCCGCCTGGCGGCGTGTGCCCAGGTCGGCGGGCCGGTGGACAGCACCTACTGGTGGGAGTCGGCGATCCAGACCACCGCCGAGTGGTGGGTACGGTTCAAGACCACGCCGGACCGGGTGGACGCGCTCGTCGACCAGCTCCGCGCCGGCCACCCGTACGAGGTGCCGGAGATCCTGGTCAGCCGGGAGGACAGCGGCAACCCCGACTACACGGCCTGGGTGCGCGAACACACCCGACCCTAG